TGGATACGGGCACCTCGAAGATGCGGGAGACGTCGCAAGAAGCGTATTTTTTATGCTGTCGACCGGAGCCTTGTTTTTTTACAGCTTACGCAGAAGGTGGGAATGCACAGCAGTCTTTTTCATAGCTCTGTGCTTTGCTTTGTTTATGGCTTTGGGTGTTGGTATCGATTACGGCGCACCGAACATGAGTCTGGTGGCATCGGCTTTGGAGACGAATGCCAGTGAAAGCCTGGAGTTCCTCGCCAACCTTAATTGGAGAGATTGCCTGCTCTCGGTTCTAACGATTATTTTGCTTTTTGTGCATCGATTTGTGTTGCTCGAAAAATCGTACGATAAATCGCTGGTTTTCAAGAAAAGCCTCTGGATTTTTCTTCTGATAGTCAATGTTTTTGGATTGTTCACGTACCACTGCGGCGTAGCCTATAAAAAATATATCAAAGAAAAGCCGGTGGTCGGAGAAATTCTGAAATCTGTGGATTGGGAAATTCAGGAAATCAAGCACAACCGCAGCTTGAAGGTTCTGGTGGTGGGGGAAAGTGTCAGCAAGCGATATTTGTCGCTAATGGGAAGCCCTTGGGCTACGACGCCTTTTCTTGCGGCTTCGCCTAAGGTGACGGCATTTACTCATTACTACTCGCCTGCACCCAATACGGTGACCAGTTTGAGCCGGACCCTGACTCATTCCCGCTCGTCCGATGGTGAGTTTGATCTGAACCGCAACGTGGTGGCGCTGGCTAAAGCAGCAGGCTATTCAACACTTTGGGTTTCGAATCAGCGAAGCATGGGACCGAATGATTCCAACGTGGCGCGAATGGCTCATCAGGCGGACCAGCACCGATTTCTGGACAAAATGCCTGTCATTGAGCCGGCGAAAGATGATTTCGCTTTGCTGAATTACTTGCGCGACAAACTTGAGCAGCCAAAAGCGTTGCCACAAGACTCTATGGTCTTTCTCCACATGCTGGGTTCGCACCCGCATGCCTGTTCACGCGTACCTGACATGCCTGTGAAATTGCGTGCAGGTCATGGTCGTCATATTGACTGTTATCTGACCAGTTTGCAGAAGCTTGATCTGTTCATGCAAGCTCTAACCGAGTTGCTGGCCAATTACTCCGAAGACTATGAAGTCCTCTATGTGAGTGATCATTCCTTACGCGTCTCTCCGATGAGCGAAACAGAAAAGCTGATGGATAGTTTTCACCTGCCGACAAAGAATATTTATGTGCAGCCTCAAGTCAGAGAGGCCTATGACACTCCTTTGTTCTTCATTTCGTCCAAGCAGAAGCAAGCGAAAAAGGTTGAAGTTCCTTTGAGTGGATTTGATTTCTTACATTTGTTCGGAAATTGGCTGGGTGTCTCAAGTCCTTGGATCAACTCCGCAAAAAATCTGCGAAATCCCAGTAGCAGTGCGCCGATTCAAGTGTTTAACTGGAGCCACATGGTGCCACTGGACTCCTTGCACGATACGCAGCCCATTGCTCCTCCTGTTGATGGGTCATTGGCTTTTGCTAACTAATCTGTGCATCTACTAATGGCTGCCAGTGCTTATCCAGAAAGCGCTCTTGACCAACTTATATGCCCTCCCCCGCGTTCTTTGGCAGTCGCTCCAGATCCATAAGGCGAGGGCTGGACAGCTTGGGTGAGGTGAAAGGCATGCGCAGCTTGAGCTTGGACTTGCTGCAGGCCTTGGCCGTGGCGGCCGAGAACAGCAGGATGGCCGAGGTGAAATAAAACCACATCAGCACCACCACCAGCGAGCCGGCTGCGCCATAGGCCGAGACCACGGCGGCGGTGGACAGGTACCAGGCCAGGGCCTGTTTTCCGATGGTGAACAGGGCTGCTCCCGTCAGCGAGCCCAGCAGCAGGTATTTGGTGACGGGTTTGATGCTGCTACCCATGCGCATCAGACCCCAGAACAGCAGCACCGCGATGCTAAAGGACAGGCCCTCGTTGATCAGCCCCATCAACGGGCCCAGCGGCACAAGCTGCAGCTCGTCATTGGCCCATTTGGTGATCATCTGGATGGCGGTTGAAAGCACCATGGACACCAGCAGCAAAAAGCCCAGGCCCACGACATAGCTCAAACCCCAGAGACGGGAGATGGCCATGCTCCACCAGGGCTTGTTTTCCTGCGGGCGAGACTCTTCGCCCATGGACCAGAGCTTGTCCAGCGAAGCCTGCAGCTCCACAAACACGCCCGTGGCGCCCGAGAGCATCATCACCAGACCGAGCACGGACGCGAGCGAGCCCTGATTGGCATTCTGGGCGCTGGCCAGAGCGCTCTTGACGACCTGTGCCGCACGTTCCCCGACCACGCTCTGTATCTGGCTGATCAAGGTGCTTTCCACATAGCTGCGATCCAGCCACCAGCCCAGCAGCCCCACGACGGCCAGCAACAGCGGAGCCAGGCTCAGCATGCCGTAAAACGACATGGCGGCACTCATGCGCAGACCGTCGGCCTGCAGCCAGAGTTGTACGGAGTCGATCAGCGGTTGCAGGGGGTGGGCGAGGCGTCGCAGCTTGTGCTGCCAGCCGGAGGTATCAAAAGCCATGTGTCGAATTCTGGTTGCTGAACCATGGTGGTTTTGTCAGCCTATGTCTGCTGGCAGTGAGTACAGGCAAATATTTTGTAATTTCCGCCTGCATTCTGGCAACTCTGCCATGGTGGTTGATTTCAGCGGTTTCAAGTTTTCATCCTTTATCCGGTGAGCGATAGATGCTCACTTTTTTGAGTTATGAATCCAATTTCGTTGGCTTCTTTCAAGAAAGCGCATCGGGGTTTTCTCTAGTCAACTACGCTTGGCGACTCTCTGTGTGTCGTAGTTCAATCCGGGTTTGCACCAGTCAAAGTGCAACTCTTCAACTACAAAAAAATACCATCCCTCTTCAAGAAGGCTGGCAGGACGAGACACATTACATGCAGACTTCCTTTTCCACCGCATCTCCTGCAGATCGCGTGCTTTGCCCTGTCTTGCGCGAACGCATCATGACGGCTGACCAGGCCGCCGGCCTGATTCAATCCGGCATGACACTGGGCATGAGCGGCTTCACACCCGCTGGCGCACCTAAGGCCGTGCCTCAGGCATTGGCACGCCGGATCGAAGCGCAGAACGCCAATGGCGGAAACTTCCGCATCAGTCTATGGACGGGAGCTTCGACCTCACCCGAACTCGATGGCGCACTGGCCAAGGTGCATGGCATTGAACGCCGTCTGCCCTACCAGTCGGACCCCACGGTGCGCAAGGAGATCAACGAGGGGCGCATGCAGTATGTGGACATCCATCTGTCCCATGTGGCGCAGCATGTGTGGTTCGGCTTCCTCGGCCATCTTGACGTGGCGGTGATCGAGGTGGCGGGTGTTTTGCCCGATGGCCGCCTGATTCCATCGACCTCGGTGGGCAACAACAAGACCTGGCTGGAACAGGCCGACAAAGTCATTCTCGAAGTCAACAGCGCCCAGCCTGCCGAGCTCGAGGGCATGCACGACATTTACTACGGTGCGGCCGTGCCCCCAAAGCGCAAGCCCATACTCATGGAGCATCCGTTCGATCGCATTGGCGAGCCCTATCTGCATTGCGATCTGAGCAAGGTGATTGCCGTGGTGCCAACGGCCCAGCGTGACAGGCTGGCAGCGTTCACGGCACCCGATGAGGGCTCCATGCGCATTGCCGAGAACATCATCGATTTTTTGCAGAACGAGGTAAAAGTGGGCCGCCTGCCGCCCGAGTTGCTACCGCTGCAGTCGGGCGTTGGCAATATCGCCAACGCCGTGCTGGCGGGACTGAACAACGGCCCGTTCGACCACCTGAACGCCTATACCGAGGTGCTGCAGGACGGCATGCTGGACATGCTGGAGTCGGGCAAGCTCGATACCGCATCGACCACCTCGCTGGCGCTGAGCCCGGCGGCCATGGAGCGCTTTCTGGCCAATATCGACTATTACCGCCAGCGCATCATGCTGCGCCCGCAGGAGATATCGAACCACCCCGAGCTGATCCGTCGCATGGGTTTGATTTCGATGAACGCGCTGATCGAGGCCGATATGTACGGCAACGTCAACAGCACGCATGTCATGGGCTCGTCCATCATGAACGGCATTGGCGGCAGCGGTGACTTTGCGCGCAACGCCTATCTGTCGATCTTCATGACACCTTCCACGGCCAAGGGCGGCAAGATCAGCTGTATCGTGCCCATGGTCTCCCATGTCGATCACACCGAGCATGACGTGCAGGTCATCGTGACCGAGCAGGGTCTGGCCGATCTGCGCGGCCTGGCACCGGTGCAGCGCGCACGTCTGATCATCGAGAAATGCGTGCACCCCGACTACAAGGCGGCGATGAGCGAGTATCTGGAGCGCGCGCTGCGCGATGCACCGGGCAAGCACACGCCACATTTGCTCGATCAGGCTTATGCCTGGCATCAGCGCTATCTGAAGACGGGCTCCATGCAGGGCTGAGGGAGCATGCGCAAACCAGAAACGCTGCCATATGGCAGCGTTTCTGGTGATTCTGTCTGTGCCCTGATGGCGGCTTTTCCAAGCGCTCTGGATTCGAGAGCGCTCTCGAGGTGAGGGCGCCGTACGGATTCAGGTCACCGGAGCCGGGTTGAACAGCACCAGCGCGTTATGCAACTGCCAATGCTCGGCCCAGGTCTTTTTGCGGCCGCTGGCGACATCGAGCATCAGCCTGAACATTTCCCAGCCGATGTCTTCGATCGTGGCCTCGCCGTCGGCAATGCGCCCGGCGTTGATATCCATCAGATCGTGCCAGCGGCGCGCCAGGTCGCTGCGCGTGGCCACCTTGATCACCGGCACCTGAGCCAGACCGTAAGGCGTGCCGCGGCCCGTGGTGAAGACATGCAGGTTCATGCCCGCTGCCAGCTGCAGCGTGCCGCAGATGAAGTCGCTGGCCGGCGTGGC
This window of the Comamonas testosteroni genome carries:
- a CDS encoding phosphoethanolamine transferase, yielding MLQSTKIFISAAIACLLVYGLGYGHLEDAGDVARSVFFMLSTGALFFYSLRRRWECTAVFFIALCFALFMALGVGIDYGAPNMSLVASALETNASESLEFLANLNWRDCLLSVLTIILLFVHRFVLLEKSYDKSLVFKKSLWIFLLIVNVFGLFTYHCGVAYKKYIKEKPVVGEILKSVDWEIQEIKHNRSLKVLVVGESVSKRYLSLMGSPWATTPFLAASPKVTAFTHYYSPAPNTVTSLSRTLTHSRSSDGEFDLNRNVVALAKAAGYSTLWVSNQRSMGPNDSNVARMAHQADQHRFLDKMPVIEPAKDDFALLNYLRDKLEQPKALPQDSMVFLHMLGSHPHACSRVPDMPVKLRAGHGRHIDCYLTSLQKLDLFMQALTELLANYSEDYEVLYVSDHSLRVSPMSETEKLMDSFHLPTKNIYVQPQVREAYDTPLFFISSKQKQAKKVEVPLSGFDFLHLFGNWLGVSSPWINSAKNLRNPSSSAPIQVFNWSHMVPLDSLHDTQPIAPPVDGSLAFAN
- a CDS encoding YihY/virulence factor BrkB family protein, translated to MAFDTSGWQHKLRRLAHPLQPLIDSVQLWLQADGLRMSAAMSFYGMLSLAPLLLAVVGLLGWWLDRSYVESTLISQIQSVVGERAAQVVKSALASAQNANQGSLASVLGLVMMLSGATGVFVELQASLDKLWSMGEESRPQENKPWWSMAISRLWGLSYVVGLGFLLLVSMVLSTAIQMITKWANDELQLVPLGPLMGLINEGLSFSIAVLLFWGLMRMGSSIKPVTKYLLLGSLTGAALFTIGKQALAWYLSTAAVVSAYGAAGSLVVVLMWFYFTSAILLFSAATAKACSKSKLKLRMPFTSPKLSSPRLMDLERLPKNAGEGI
- a CDS encoding acetyl-CoA hydrolase/transferase family protein — translated: MQTSFSTASPADRVLCPVLRERIMTADQAAGLIQSGMTLGMSGFTPAGAPKAVPQALARRIEAQNANGGNFRISLWTGASTSPELDGALAKVHGIERRLPYQSDPTVRKEINEGRMQYVDIHLSHVAQHVWFGFLGHLDVAVIEVAGVLPDGRLIPSTSVGNNKTWLEQADKVILEVNSAQPAELEGMHDIYYGAAVPPKRKPILMEHPFDRIGEPYLHCDLSKVIAVVPTAQRDRLAAFTAPDEGSMRIAENIIDFLQNEVKVGRLPPELLPLQSGVGNIANAVLAGLNNGPFDHLNAYTEVLQDGMLDMLESGKLDTASTTSLALSPAAMERFLANIDYYRQRIMLRPQEISNHPELIRRMGLISMNALIEADMYGNVNSTHVMGSSIMNGIGGSGDFARNAYLSIFMTPSTAKGGKISCIVPMVSHVDHTEHDVQVIVTEQGLADLRGLAPVQRARLIIEKCVHPDYKAAMSEYLERALRDAPGKHTPHLLDQAYAWHQRYLKTGSMQG